A genomic region of uncultured Acidilobus sp. JCHS contains the following coding sequences:
- a CDS encoding thioredoxin-disulfide reductase: MSLRLGTMPQLRVPPKGEHYDVVIVGGGPAGLSAAVYAARFLLKSVVVTEDIGGQLNLTNEVDDYPAMLKISATELISRFRTHAEKLFGVPVYSGITVQGFEKASDVEYRVTGTKGLDVFTKAIILAVGARRRKLGVPGEKEFTGRGVSYCSICDAPLYKGKEAAVVVGGGDAALEGAILLSGYVKKVYLVHRRREFRAKPFYVEEALKRPNIEFILDSVVKEIRGDKVVRSVIVQGKDGATRELAVDGVFVEIGFEPPKDWYQSLGLEVDELGYVKTDMWMRTNLPGVFAAGDAISLWRGFRQIVNAAASGAIAAYSAYTYLTEKGLVRRPGAQKA, from the coding sequence ATGTCGCTAAGGCTCGGCACCATGCCGCAGCTCAGGGTTCCGCCTAAGGGGGAGCACTACGACGTCGTCATAGTGGGAGGAGGGCCTGCAGGCCTCTCGGCAGCCGTATATGCTGCCAGGTTCTTGCTGAAGTCGGTTGTGGTCACTGAGGACATAGGGGGTCAGCTGAACTTGACCAATGAAGTTGACGACTATCCGGCCATGTTAAAAATCAGCGCAACGGAACTCATTTCGAGGTTCAGGACCCACGCTGAGAAGCTGTTCGGGGTTCCTGTCTACAGCGGTATAACGGTCCAGGGGTTCGAGAAGGCCAGCGATGTTGAGTACAGGGTCACGGGGACCAAAGGCCTTGACGTGTTTACTAAGGCCATAATACTAGCAGTAGGAGCCAGGAGGAGAAAGCTGGGCGTCCCCGGAGAGAAGGAGTTCACGGGCCGCGGCGTGAGCTACTGCAGCATATGTGACGCGCCTCTTTACAAAGGCAAAGAGGCAGCCGTCGTTGTGGGAGGGGGCGACGCTGCCTTAGAGGGCGCGATACTCCTCTCTGGCTACGTAAAGAAGGTCTACCTAGTTCACAGGAGGAGGGAGTTCAGGGCCAAGCCCTTCTACGTTGAGGAGGCCCTCAAGAGGCCCAACATAGAGTTCATACTAGACTCCGTCGTAAAGGAGATACGTGGCGATAAGGTAGTCAGAAGCGTCATAGTCCAGGGCAAGGACGGCGCTACCCGTGAGCTGGCAGTCGATGGCGTCTTCGTGGAGATAGGATTCGAGCCGCCTAAGGACTGGTACCAGTCCCTTGGCCTCGAGGTTGACGAGCTAGGGTACGTAAAGACCGACATGTGGATGAGGACCAACCTGCCAGGGGTATTCGCTGCAGGGGACGCGATAAGCCTTTGGAGGGGCTTCAGGCAGATAGTCAACGCGGCTGCATCTGGGGCTATAGCCGCTTATAGCGCATATACTTACCTAACTGAGAAGGGTCTCGTAAGGAGGCCAGGGGCCCAGAAGGCCTAG
- a CDS encoding Transcriptional regulator codes for MDMSAESSERSAKYSDIVYEMLKRDILSRKFEPKDKLSETALAKMYNVSRTPVREALHKLEKEGLVVKLSDGYHVSFLTKEQILKIFEVRAVLEALAAEKAAENRDPELLRRLREAAEKFKGADKGNPLALAQANSEFHDVIAEMCRNEYLRDMLKDLRNKLAIVRVDLFASSSRVEQEIEEHWRIYEAIEKGDPQAAREAALRHQLNLMEFIKSKKMIGGILI; via the coding sequence GTGGACATGAGCGCCGAGTCCAGCGAGAGGTCCGCTAAATACTCTGACATAGTGTATGAGATGCTTAAGAGGGACATCCTGAGTAGGAAGTTTGAGCCCAAGGACAAGCTCAGCGAGACGGCGCTGGCCAAGATGTATAACGTCAGCAGAACGCCCGTCAGGGAAGCCCTGCACAAGCTTGAGAAGGAGGGCCTGGTGGTTAAGCTGAGCGACGGCTACCACGTATCGTTTCTGACAAAGGAGCAGATACTCAAGATCTTTGAGGTCAGGGCGGTCCTTGAGGCGTTAGCTGCCGAGAAAGCTGCTGAGAACAGGGACCCAGAGCTTTTGAGGAGGCTGAGGGAGGCCGCCGAGAAGTTCAAGGGCGCTGACAAGGGCAACCCGTTGGCGCTGGCGCAGGCGAACAGTGAGTTCCATGACGTTATCGCAGAAATGTGTAGAAACGAATACCTTAGGGACATGTTGAAGGACCTTAGGAACAAGCTGGCCATAGTGAGAGTTGACCTCTTCGCTTCAAGCAGCAGGGTAGAGCAGGAGATAGAGGAGCACTGGCGCATATATGAGGCCATAGAGAAGGGCGATCCGCAGGCAGCGCGGGAGGCCGCGCTGAGGCATCAGCTTAACTTGATGGAGTTCATAAAGTCAAAGAAGATGATAGGCGGCATCCTCATATAG
- a CDS encoding Ribosomal protein L1: MPASSEALTEAIKRALEASKRTRFDQSVELVVTLRDFDVKGSEGRFREVVFLPHKPPKEPTICVVAAGDLLLEAKKLGVVTISREDLQAMRGDKKKVKSIGRQCDWVLVSADLMGQVGSVLGPALGPRGKVPVAIPPRASLAELVENYKRATWVRVRGQPQIMTRIGTASMNINEVVENALAVLNVIESRLGASKVNRVYVKTTMGVPIMVGLR, encoded by the coding sequence TTGCCGGCCAGCAGCGAGGCGCTGACGGAGGCCATTAAGAGGGCCCTGGAGGCGTCAAAGAGGACAAGGTTTGACCAGAGCGTGGAGCTCGTGGTGACCCTTAGGGACTTTGACGTTAAGGGCTCTGAGGGCAGGTTCAGGGAGGTCGTGTTCTTGCCCCATAAACCGCCTAAGGAGCCTACGATCTGCGTTGTGGCCGCTGGAGACCTCCTTCTGGAGGCTAAGAAGCTTGGCGTTGTCACTATCTCAAGGGAGGACCTACAAGCGATGAGGGGCGATAAGAAGAAGGTCAAGTCGATCGGAAGGCAGTGCGACTGGGTACTAGTATCAGCAGACCTCATGGGGCAGGTAGGAAGCGTGCTAGGCCCTGCCCTAGGGCCTAGGGGTAAGGTGCCAGTGGCTATACCTCCCAGGGCCAGCCTAGCGGAGCTTGTAGAGAATTATAAGAGGGCTACGTGGGTCAGGGTGAGAGGCCAGCCTCAGATCATGACGAGGATAGGGACGGCCTCTATGAACATCAATGAAGTAGTTGAGAACGCCTTAGCGGTCCTTAACGTGATCGAGTCCAGGTTAGGCGCTTCCAAGGTGAACAGGGTTTACGTAAAGACGACGATGGGGGTTCCAATTATGGTTGGCCTGAGGTGA
- a CDS encoding putative integral membrane metal-binding protein (DUF2296) translates to MTIGKIRGTNAMGHLGWITVRCRVCGRLLDLSGQKPGSRKFEVVYACPKCAAKLGAYFCSADARSLKYRCPFCGSELVPVTPVITE, encoded by the coding sequence ATGACCATAGGCAAGATCCGCGGCACTAACGCCATGGGACACCTCGGCTGGATCACCGTTAGGTGCCGTGTCTGCGGCAGGCTGCTAGACTTAAGCGGCCAGAAGCCTGGGAGCAGGAAGTTTGAAGTCGTTTACGCATGTCCTAAGTGCGCCGCTAAGTTAGGCGCTTACTTCTGCTCAGCGGACGCGAGGTCCCTCAAGTACAGGTGTCCGTTCTGCGGCTCGGAACTAGTGCCTGTGACCCCTGTCATAACCGAGTGA
- a CDS encoding Ferredoxin-like protein — protein MSAAQAAQVKREEPKQMKLEDILQSDVWNVDEEPHIVIDYTKCEKCEAKPCVYLCPAGCYTLVGDKVVFSYEWCVECGTCRVICPMDAIKWDYPKSGHGIIYRFT, from the coding sequence GTGAGCGCAGCACAGGCAGCCCAGGTCAAGAGGGAAGAGCCTAAGCAAATGAAGCTTGAGGACATACTTCAGAGCGACGTCTGGAACGTTGACGAGGAGCCCCACATAGTGATTGATTACACGAAGTGCGAGAAGTGTGAGGCCAAGCCCTGCGTTTACCTCTGCCCAGCGGGCTGTTATACACTAGTTGGCGACAAGGTGGTCTTCAGCTACGAGTGGTGCGTGGAGTGCGGGACCTGCAGGGTCATCTGTCCTATGGACGCGATAAAGTGGGACTACCCCAAGAGCGGCCACGGCATAATTTACAGGTTCACGTGA
- a CDS encoding putative exonuclease of the beta-lactamase fold involved in RNA processing: MRKLASVLPNGAITLGKSVVADSYDNRPLRAVTHAHEDHTRYLARSVSYSLFIVATPITHEFLKVLGFNIPSSKVLALDYDKPFRFEDDVVLLKPSRHIAGSAQVLVETKEGSAAYTGDFKMPGTVPIEGLDILVLDATYGSPHLSRKGTEWDAFAALIEIIERNSKDKAVWVYGFNGKLQEVMVELRIRGVKERFLADATTLKLAQIASKFYGVELGDVGIYTREEATPGTVIFVHSAKGVSLKRMPGVHIVLTGLERRGVSVQVRENVYNVAFSDHASFWEIVEYVKDARPKEVIVDGSRGFDPSFTAKYLNKVLGIPARVEPLGVRPESPSDKG; the protein is encoded by the coding sequence TTGAGGAAGCTAGCATCGGTGCTGCCGAACGGCGCCATAACCTTAGGTAAGAGCGTCGTCGCTGACTCCTACGATAATCGCCCCCTCAGGGCAGTAACACATGCTCACGAGGACCATACACGCTACCTCGCGCGCAGCGTCTCTTATAGCCTCTTCATAGTAGCCACGCCTATAACGCATGAGTTCCTTAAGGTCTTAGGCTTCAATATACCGAGCTCCAAGGTGCTGGCCCTGGACTATGATAAGCCCTTCCGGTTCGAGGACGACGTCGTGTTGCTGAAGCCTTCCAGGCACATAGCGGGGAGCGCCCAGGTTCTCGTTGAAACCAAGGAAGGGAGCGCCGCCTACACAGGGGACTTCAAGATGCCAGGGACCGTCCCAATAGAGGGACTTGACATACTGGTTCTCGACGCGACCTACGGCAGCCCGCACCTATCCCGCAAGGGCACGGAGTGGGACGCGTTCGCAGCGCTTATCGAAATAATCGAGAGGAACTCAAAGGACAAGGCGGTATGGGTTTACGGCTTCAACGGAAAGCTGCAGGAGGTCATGGTGGAGCTAAGGATCAGAGGGGTTAAGGAAAGGTTCCTAGCTGATGCAACGACGCTAAAGCTGGCCCAGATAGCGTCAAAGTTCTACGGCGTTGAGCTCGGGGACGTGGGCATATATACGAGGGAGGAGGCAACGCCAGGCACCGTTATATTTGTCCATAGCGCTAAGGGGGTTTCCCTTAAGAGGATGCCAGGGGTTCACATAGTGCTTACAGGCCTTGAGAGAAGAGGGGTCTCCGTGCAGGTCAGGGAAAACGTTTACAACGTGGCGTTCAGCGACCATGCGTCGTTCTGGGAGATAGTTGAATATGTAAAGGACGCCAGGCCCAAGGAAGTAATAGTTGACGGCTCCCGGGGCTTCGACCCCTCCTTCACTGCGAAGTACTTAAACAAGGTCTTAGGGATCCCGGCCAGGGTGGAGCCCCTTGGAGTTAGACCAGAGAGCCCAAGCGACAAAGGCTGA
- a CDS encoding Ribosomal protein L12E/L44/L45/RPP1/RPP2, protein MVQEGKAYVHAALALYYAGAQITEDNLKKVVEALGIQVDEAKVKMLVASLSQLNLEEVLKGAALVAAAPAAAPASAPSAQPAAQAAEAKEEKKEEKKEASEAEISEGLAGLFGM, encoded by the coding sequence ATGGTCCAGGAGGGCAAGGCTTACGTCCACGCGGCCCTGGCCCTCTACTACGCTGGGGCCCAGATAACTGAGGACAACCTAAAGAAGGTCGTAGAGGCCCTCGGTATACAGGTTGACGAAGCTAAGGTCAAGATGTTGGTAGCCTCTCTGTCCCAGCTGAACCTAGAGGAGGTGCTTAAGGGCGCCGCTTTAGTGGCGGCTGCGCCTGCTGCAGCCCCTGCCTCAGCGCCTTCTGCTCAGCCGGCTGCGCAGGCAGCCGAGGCCAAGGAGGAGAAGAAGGAGGAGAAGAAGGAGGCAAGCGAGGCTGAAATAAGCGAGGGCCTGGCAGGCCTCTTTGGCATGTGA
- a CDS encoding Electron transfer flavoprotein, beta subunit encodes MRIVVGMKWVPGTQSVRIDPKTGTLIREGVPSIVNPHDLPAVELALRLRDRYGGEVIAVSMSPPPAVKGLEYLVGMGVDRAILLTDRVYAGADTLATSYVLANAIRKIDREIGKVDLAIFGQETTDSSTAHIGAQTASWLEWPYIYYVRDAWLADDGKLHVERILEDAIEEWELELPAIISVAMKSIKPRPVSLYNKVRFKTRPEALITWTNKELGLDTRCTGLKGSPTIVAKTVDVPEVPRKKVVYTPKDGDDAARWIIEALLKDEKASKALIKALKEG; translated from the coding sequence GTGAGGATCGTAGTAGGGATGAAGTGGGTGCCTGGCACTCAGTCAGTCAGGATAGACCCAAAGACTGGCACCCTCATAAGGGAGGGCGTGCCGAGCATCGTGAACCCTCATGACCTGCCGGCCGTGGAGCTTGCCCTCAGGCTGAGGGACCGCTACGGCGGCGAGGTAATAGCGGTGTCAATGTCGCCTCCTCCGGCCGTGAAGGGGCTTGAGTACCTGGTCGGCATGGGCGTCGACAGGGCGATACTCCTGACGGACAGGGTCTACGCCGGCGCTGACACGCTGGCCACGAGTTACGTCCTGGCTAACGCCATAAGGAAGATAGACAGGGAGATCGGCAAGGTGGACCTGGCAATCTTTGGACAGGAGACCACGGACTCCAGCACGGCTCACATAGGCGCCCAGACGGCCAGCTGGCTTGAGTGGCCATACATTTACTATGTCCGTGACGCTTGGCTTGCAGACGACGGCAAGCTGCACGTTGAGAGAATACTTGAGGACGCCATTGAGGAGTGGGAGCTCGAGCTCCCAGCAATCATAAGCGTCGCTATGAAGTCAATTAAGCCGAGACCCGTGAGCCTGTATAATAAGGTAAGGTTCAAGACGAGGCCCGAGGCACTAATAACGTGGACTAACAAGGAGCTTGGCCTTGACACGAGGTGCACAGGGCTTAAGGGCTCACCTACAATAGTGGCTAAGACCGTAGACGTACCTGAGGTACCGCGCAAGAAGGTCGTGTACACGCCAAAGGACGGTGATGACGCTGCTAGGTGGATCATAGAGGCCCTCCTTAAGGACGAGAAGGCATCAAAGGCCCTTATCAAGGCCTTGAAGGAGGGTTGA
- a CDS encoding Dehydrogenases (flavoproteins), translated as MLTLVQLLAQIPTKFDVVVVGAGPAGSAAAYLLAKKGFRTLLVDRGRGLGDKELFGGRVYAQPLRDVWPELDKEAPIQRWVTRERISVVSGDNVITVEYKAGSKKSFTALLPQLASWMSRKAEQAGAVFVNEVTVDELVVKDGKFVGVRSGSDFIEADVVIDAEGVNRLLLERAGIVERLRPDHIALGVKEVLRTGAPQLEAAFGIESDEGVAWVVVGDVTRGVPGGGFIYTNKDTVSIGVVLHLRHAIEAVEKGILEDHVSELVEGFRLHPFFRKLWKDATISEYGAHLTIEGGLKFSPPRLVYPGLLIVGDAAGFLLSTGVNYRGVDYAVYSGKLAAEAVEYARDHGGLTYENLKAYEEKVKGSFMYRDLLRHTAAEALMNNPELFSKLPGLMTKVLAGIYEQDYSVKTPFEAITEALTSEGVDLFSLISLAWLAVRGL; from the coding sequence TTGCTTACCCTGGTGCAGCTCTTGGCGCAGATCCCGACGAAGTTCGACGTAGTAGTGGTGGGGGCGGGCCCCGCAGGCTCAGCGGCAGCCTACCTCCTAGCTAAGAAGGGCTTCAGGACGCTTCTTGTGGACAGGGGCAGGGGTCTCGGCGACAAGGAGCTCTTCGGGGGGAGGGTATATGCCCAGCCTCTAAGGGACGTGTGGCCAGAGCTTGACAAGGAGGCGCCTATACAGAGGTGGGTTACAAGGGAGAGGATAAGCGTGGTCTCAGGCGACAACGTGATTACTGTGGAGTATAAGGCTGGCTCTAAGAAGAGCTTCACCGCCCTCCTGCCTCAGCTGGCCTCCTGGATGTCAAGGAAGGCTGAGCAGGCAGGTGCCGTCTTCGTTAACGAGGTAACAGTTGACGAGCTTGTGGTTAAGGACGGTAAGTTCGTGGGCGTCAGAAGCGGCTCAGACTTCATAGAGGCCGACGTTGTCATAGACGCTGAGGGCGTTAACAGGCTCCTCCTGGAGAGGGCAGGCATCGTAGAGAGGCTGAGGCCGGACCATATAGCCCTGGGCGTGAAGGAGGTCCTCAGGACCGGGGCGCCCCAGCTCGAGGCGGCCTTTGGAATAGAAAGCGATGAGGGCGTCGCCTGGGTAGTGGTAGGTGATGTGACAAGGGGAGTGCCAGGCGGCGGCTTCATATATACCAATAAGGACACCGTTAGCATAGGAGTAGTTCTTCACCTTAGACATGCTATAGAGGCTGTGGAAAAGGGCATCCTCGAAGACCACGTGTCTGAGCTTGTGGAGGGCTTCAGGCTTCACCCGTTCTTCAGGAAGCTCTGGAAGGACGCCACGATATCGGAGTACGGCGCGCACCTGACGATAGAGGGAGGGCTCAAGTTCTCGCCGCCTAGACTTGTCTACCCAGGGCTCCTCATAGTCGGTGACGCCGCTGGCTTCCTGCTTTCAACCGGCGTGAACTATAGGGGCGTCGACTACGCGGTCTACAGCGGCAAGCTCGCGGCCGAGGCCGTAGAGTACGCGAGGGACCACGGCGGCCTAACTTATGAGAACCTGAAGGCGTATGAGGAGAAGGTTAAAGGTAGCTTCATGTATAGGGACCTCCTAAGGCACACTGCGGCAGAGGCCCTGATGAACAACCCTGAGCTGTTCTCAAAGCTTCCGGGCCTGATGACAAAGGTCCTCGCAGGCATCTACGAGCAGGACTATAGCGTCAAGACGCCCTTTGAAGCGATAACCGAGGCACTTACAAGTGAGGGCGTAGACCTATTTAGCCTCATTTCGTTGGCCTGGCTGGCGGTGAGGGGGCTGTGA
- a CDS encoding Electron transfer flavoprotein, alpha subunit: MSWGGTETSTTQQVPCKDLCPEWECRNPDDYRGVWVIGETGPEGVLEPSLQLLTPARKIADKLKVKVTGVLIGYGVRDLAKQFIEYGADEVIVVDDERLKEYSPQVYGEVAVHLVKKYRPEMVFVAGTMRGRELAPYIANHLRAGITADCTDFDADEKTRDVFQIRPPFGAVLLAYIRTPNRRPQMATARPNVFPLPPRDPGRTGEVIEEKIDHVPKARARLVSRKVIPRTEAPIEKAEIVVGGGKGLGTPEGFKQLEELAKVLGAVVGGSRRAVDLGWIPHERQIGQTGKSIKAVIYIAVGISGAAQHMFGVREAGVVVAINKDPAAPIFSQADYGVVADYRDVIPNLVKRLVQLKEELKKGSPEPKG; this comes from the coding sequence GTGAGCTGGGGCGGGACTGAGACTTCGACAACTCAACAGGTCCCCTGCAAGGACCTTTGTCCCGAGTGGGAGTGCAGGAACCCTGACGACTATAGGGGCGTCTGGGTGATAGGTGAGACAGGGCCAGAGGGGGTCCTAGAGCCAAGCCTCCAGCTCCTGACGCCTGCCAGGAAGATAGCTGACAAGCTGAAGGTTAAGGTAACAGGGGTCCTGATAGGCTATGGCGTGAGGGATCTCGCGAAGCAGTTCATAGAGTACGGCGCTGACGAGGTCATAGTAGTTGACGACGAGAGGCTTAAGGAATATTCGCCGCAGGTGTACGGCGAGGTAGCGGTCCATCTAGTCAAGAAGTACAGGCCTGAAATGGTGTTCGTGGCAGGGACCATGAGGGGCAGGGAGCTGGCCCCCTACATAGCTAACCACCTGCGGGCCGGCATAACTGCCGACTGCACGGACTTCGACGCAGATGAGAAGACCAGGGACGTGTTCCAGATAAGGCCTCCCTTCGGGGCTGTTCTCCTGGCCTACATTAGGACGCCTAACAGGAGGCCCCAGATGGCGACGGCCAGGCCTAACGTCTTCCCTCTGCCGCCAAGGGACCCCGGCAGGACGGGCGAGGTCATTGAGGAAAAGATCGATCACGTGCCCAAGGCGAGGGCTAGGCTGGTGTCAAGGAAGGTCATACCTAGGACGGAGGCCCCGATAGAGAAGGCGGAAATAGTGGTAGGAGGCGGCAAGGGGCTCGGGACGCCTGAGGGCTTCAAGCAGCTTGAGGAGCTGGCGAAGGTCCTAGGTGCTGTCGTTGGTGGCAGCCGGAGGGCCGTGGACCTGGGCTGGATACCTCATGAAAGGCAGATAGGTCAGACAGGCAAGTCAATAAAGGCCGTCATATACATAGCGGTAGGCATAAGCGGCGCGGCCCAGCACATGTTTGGAGTGAGGGAGGCTGGCGTGGTCGTCGCTATCAACAAGGACCCAGCGGCGCCGATATTCTCGCAGGCCGATTATGGCGTGGTGGCTGACTACAGGGACGTAATACCTAACCTAGTAAAGAGGCTCGTCCAGCTCAAGGAGGAGCTTAAGAAGGGCTCCCCTGAACCTAAGGGCTGA
- a CDS encoding Fe-S oxidoreductase: MEVRAEEDVYRLLDQRLIKQGYHLVGRHSSVKKCYWNHAALVEGRFCYKGKFYGIESHRCIQLSVTNHWCWNACLHCWRLRPQDVGIQWNETRMPFADDPRSIVEGAIREYRRIVSGYKGRPGVDPKMYQEATNPKHVAISLTGEATLYPMLGELIKEFHRRGITTFLVTRGVRPDVLANLEEEPTQIYVSLEAWDKESYNYFNRPLVPRAWELTLETLQLLPSFSSTTVYRITIVKDFNDNDAALRGFAELVKLGMPDYIEVKAYMYVGASRNRLRLENMPRHEEVKAIARKLSELTGYPVVSESAPSRVVLLSRLERPIRYGNAPVDWNSPDIPAPGEYEEPNEAATA; encoded by the coding sequence ATGGAGGTAAGGGCAGAGGAGGACGTTTACAGGCTCCTTGATCAGAGGCTGATAAAGCAGGGCTACCACCTAGTAGGCAGGCACAGCTCAGTCAAGAAGTGCTACTGGAACCACGCGGCCCTGGTCGAAGGGAGGTTCTGCTACAAGGGCAAGTTCTATGGCATAGAGAGCCACAGGTGCATTCAGCTAAGCGTCACGAACCACTGGTGCTGGAACGCCTGCCTGCACTGCTGGAGGCTGAGGCCCCAGGACGTAGGGATCCAGTGGAATGAGACCAGGATGCCCTTCGCTGACGACCCTCGCTCTATAGTCGAGGGTGCCATCAGGGAGTACAGGAGGATAGTAAGTGGCTACAAGGGCAGACCCGGCGTTGACCCGAAGATGTACCAGGAGGCCACGAACCCTAAGCACGTAGCCATAAGTCTGACAGGTGAGGCCACGCTGTACCCTATGTTAGGCGAGCTCATAAAGGAGTTCCACAGGAGGGGCATAACCACGTTCCTTGTGACCAGGGGGGTGAGGCCCGACGTCCTGGCCAACCTGGAAGAGGAGCCCACGCAGATATACGTGAGCTTAGAGGCGTGGGATAAGGAGTCCTACAACTACTTCAACAGGCCTCTAGTGCCTAGGGCATGGGAGCTAACCCTTGAAACCCTTCAGCTGCTCCCAAGCTTCTCGTCGACTACAGTATATAGGATAACCATAGTGAAGGACTTCAACGACAACGATGCCGCGCTGAGGGGCTTCGCTGAGCTCGTTAAGCTTGGCATGCCTGATTACATAGAGGTCAAGGCCTACATGTACGTCGGCGCTAGCAGGAACAGGCTGCGCCTTGAGAATATGCCAAGACATGAGGAGGTCAAAGCCATAGCCAGGAAGCTCAGCGAGCTCACAGGGTACCCTGTGGTGAGCGAGAGCGCTCCCAGCAGGGTTGTGCTTTTATCAAGGCTTGAGAGGCCCATTAGGTACGGGAATGCGCCTGTCGACTGGAACTCTCCAGATATACCTGCCCCTGGAGAGTACGAGGAGCCCAATGAGGCAGCGACCGCCTGA
- a CDS encoding Protein involved in formate dehydrogenase formation, with product MSDEAEELKAFEQALRRYSTLLGLRINVELAKSVEAVQAKIMKDVEAFLSSVDLGSLDLSNLLARLSDSGRLSNYIVEVGRALKDEVSPDKAEESLTKALEGDVNSRGSRSALLVFQAVARAYASHYERKNGTVEEVTAYCPLCGSESRTMVRVGEEYLLVCHLCGYAWRVSRKTLVCPFCGNSNPFSIGIFMDKDGRLGLAYCQECGSSWRVVLDERVASAPRILLPLLALAAERLRGALLGGASGEELHEGSSEGQLGGGNDEAQGQQ from the coding sequence ATGAGCGATGAGGCAGAGGAGCTGAAGGCCTTCGAGCAAGCCTTAAGGAGGTACTCAACACTTCTGGGCCTGAGGATCAACGTAGAGCTGGCTAAGAGCGTGGAGGCCGTCCAGGCTAAGATCATGAAGGACGTTGAGGCCTTCCTGAGCTCTGTGGACCTGGGGTCGCTGGACCTTTCAAACCTGTTGGCGAGGCTCTCCGACTCAGGCCGACTTTCTAATTACATAGTTGAGGTAGGCAGAGCGCTAAAAGACGAGGTGAGCCCAGATAAGGCTGAGGAGAGCCTAACTAAGGCCCTCGAAGGCGATGTGAACAGCAGGGGCTCGCGGAGCGCCCTCTTGGTCTTTCAAGCGGTAGCTAGGGCGTATGCCTCTCACTATGAACGTAAGAACGGAACTGTTGAGGAGGTGACAGCGTACTGCCCTCTCTGCGGTAGCGAAAGCAGGACCATGGTCAGGGTAGGGGAGGAGTACCTCCTGGTCTGTCACCTCTGCGGTTATGCTTGGAGGGTCTCAAGGAAGACCTTGGTCTGTCCGTTCTGCGGCAACTCGAACCCGTTCAGCATCGGCATTTTCATGGACAAGGACGGAAGGCTCGGCCTGGCCTACTGTCAGGAGTGCGGGTCCTCGTGGAGGGTCGTACTAGACGAGAGGGTCGCGTCAGCTCCTAGGATCCTGCTGCCCCTGCTGGCCCTCGCTGCCGAGAGGCTGAGGGGCGCCTTGCTCGGAGGCGCCAGCGGCGAGGAGCTCCACGAGGGCAGTAGCGAGGGCCAGCTGGGAGGCGGAAATGATGAGGCCCAGGGTCAGCAGTGA
- a CDS encoding Ribosomal protein L10 has translation MSAAVQRKLGRREPPEDKKRTVEELTKLVEGHRYVLFADLEGLPAKQLQLIRKQLRGRAAFKVAKKNLVYLALERKGLSRKVLEPYLKHGVLVIFTDENPFLLAFEIDKLKMPAPAKPGDKATKDIVIPEGDTGLRPGPIVSVFGKLKIPYEVRKGTIYIKSDTVVAKAGDVIQPELASLLQQLGIQPMEIGLKLVAAWDGKTIIPGDMLHLDIEGTRSQLLDAERESLSLAVATGYFEVPEVVSLLLGAAASEATAVIRSAGLVIDADSASLSIAQAIAEENAIVTALGDKARELGLEAAPTLTSGTSSSSSPSAGAETKKEEKKEEQQETDVSAGLAGLFGS, from the coding sequence GTGTCGGCAGCTGTTCAGAGGAAGCTTGGAAGACGTGAGCCGCCCGAGGATAAGAAAAGGACCGTAGAGGAGCTGACGAAACTAGTAGAAGGCCATAGGTACGTCCTCTTCGCTGATCTAGAGGGCCTACCGGCTAAGCAGCTACAGTTGATAAGGAAGCAGCTCAGGGGAAGGGCTGCATTCAAGGTCGCTAAGAAGAACCTGGTTTACCTGGCGCTCGAGAGGAAAGGCCTCAGTCGCAAGGTCCTCGAGCCGTACTTAAAGCATGGAGTCCTCGTGATCTTCACTGACGAGAATCCCTTCTTGCTGGCGTTTGAGATAGACAAACTCAAGATGCCAGCGCCTGCTAAGCCAGGAGATAAGGCCACTAAGGACATAGTCATCCCTGAGGGCGACACAGGCCTGAGGCCAGGTCCTATAGTCAGCGTCTTCGGTAAGCTCAAGATACCCTATGAGGTAAGGAAGGGCACCATTTACATAAAGAGCGACACTGTCGTAGCTAAGGCCGGGGACGTTATACAGCCTGAGCTGGCAAGCCTGTTGCAGCAGCTTGGAATACAGCCCATGGAGATAGGGCTTAAGCTGGTGGCCGCCTGGGACGGCAAGACCATAATACCAGGCGACATGTTGCACCTAGACATAGAGGGAACCAGGTCACAGCTACTTGATGCCGAGAGGGAATCACTGTCCTTAGCCGTCGCTACAGGGTACTTCGAGGTGCCCGAGGTCGTCTCGCTGCTTCTCGGCGCTGCGGCCTCTGAGGCAACAGCTGTCATAAGGTCGGCAGGGCTTGTCATTGATGCTGACTCGGCCTCACTGTCAATAGCTCAGGCGATCGCTGAGGAGAACGCTATTGTAACAGCCCTCGGTGACAAGGCCAGGGAGCTAGGCCTTGAAGCGGCACCAACACTGACCTCAGGGACCTCCTCTTCAAGCTCTCCTAGCGCTGGAGCTGAGACCAAGAAGGAAGAGAAGAAGGAAGAGCAACAGGAAACGGACGTCAGCGCAGGCCTTGCAGGGCTCTTCGGCTCGTAG